A single genomic interval of candidate division WOR-3 bacterium harbors:
- the maf gene encoding septum formation protein Maf: protein MSKLAIYLASTSPRRRQILRHIGIKFRLLRPDFVEPDIKTSNAPKKFAITCALFKALSTLRHHKLKSGVVIGMDTIVVQGKRILDKPATVSEARKILKMLSGKPHYVITGIAIIKLPERRVITGAESTRVTFRTLSAEEINRYICTSEPYDKAGAYAIQGRASVFIERVNGCYLNVIGLPVPLLLKLLKQIEPKVKF from the coding sequence ATGAGCAAATTAGCAATTTACCTTGCCTCTACCTCTCCCCGAAGGCGCCAGATTCTACGCCACATCGGCATTAAGTTCCGTTTACTCCGTCCTGATTTTGTTGAACCCGATATTAAAACCAGCAACGCGCCCAAAAAGTTTGCCATCACCTGTGCTCTATTCAAAGCCCTATCCACTCTGCGCCACCACAAATTAAAGTCCGGCGTGGTCATTGGTATGGACACAATCGTTGTTCAGGGAAAACGCATTCTCGATAAACCGGCAACAGTCAGCGAAGCAAGAAAAATACTTAAAATGCTTTCTGGCAAACCGCATTATGTTATTACCGGAATTGCTATTATAAAATTACCTGAAAGAAGAGTAATAACTGGCGCTGAATCAACTCGGGTAACATTTCGGACCTTATCAGCCGAAGAGATAAACCGCTACATTTGTACCTCTGAACCTTATGACAAAGCCGGCGCCTATGCCATACAGGGCAGGGCATCAGTATTCATAGAAAGGGTAAACGGCTGTTATCTGAATGTGATTGGGCTACCGGTACCGCTTCTATTGAAACTGCTGAAACAAATTGAACCAAAAGTAAAATTTTAG
- a CDS encoding saccharopine dehydrogenase, translating to MAKSNKRVLILGAGLVSRPMVRYLLELPGVETVVATRTVSKAQDLIAGHPKGKAVPLLVDDEPELHRLMADADVVVSLLPYIYHAKVARHCLDLKKHLVTTSYVGDAMRQFSEPAAKAGLLFLNEIGLDPGIDHMSAMAIIDRVKNEGGKVVSFVSSCGGLPAPDANDNPLGYKFSWSPKGVLMAGRNDARFLKDGKEVFIPSSQLFSSYWKTVVEGLGELEAYPNRNSLPYIELYGLKGIKTMLRATFRNTGWCDTMQALVNLGLLKDDREWSDLKRLTYAQWLRDFVPEEGDLRQDVAKKLGLSLDSPVMKRLDWLGLFSDEPIGLERGSTLDILAKAMLERMSYKPGEKDMIVLQHQFEVAYPDKPGEFIESTLIDFGQPNGDTAMARTVSLPAAIAVKMALEGQLRLTGVQIPVVPEIYQPVLSELEKLGIKFQERVRKIG from the coding sequence ATGGCAAAGAGCAATAAGCGTGTATTAATCCTTGGTGCCGGTCTTGTTTCCAGACCGATGGTCCGTTATCTATTGGAGTTGCCTGGTGTTGAAACCGTGGTGGCGACCCGGACCGTAAGCAAGGCGCAGGATTTGATTGCCGGGCATCCGAAGGGCAAGGCGGTGCCACTCTTGGTGGATGACGAGCCTGAGTTACACCGATTGATGGCCGATGCTGATGTCGTGGTAAGCCTTTTGCCATATATTTATCATGCAAAAGTCGCAAGGCACTGTCTGGACCTGAAAAAACATTTAGTTACGACCTCCTATGTTGGCGATGCGATGCGCCAGTTCTCAGAGCCTGCCGCAAAAGCCGGCTTACTTTTCTTAAACGAAATCGGACTGGACCCGGGAATTGACCATATGTCGGCGATGGCGATTATCGACCGGGTTAAAAACGAAGGGGGCAAGGTCGTAAGTTTTGTCTCTTCCTGTGGCGGTCTGCCGGCACCGGATGCCAATGACAACCCTCTGGGCTACAAGTTTTCCTGGAGCCCTAAGGGGGTGTTAATGGCAGGACGTAACGATGCCCGTTTTTTAAAGGATGGCAAAGAGGTTTTTATTCCCAGCAGCCAGCTTTTTTCTTCTTACTGGAAGACGGTGGTTGAAGGGCTGGGAGAGCTTGAGGCTTATCCCAATCGTAACTCTTTGCCCTACATTGAACTTTACGGGCTTAAGGGAATAAAGACGATGCTGCGGGCGACATTCCGGAATACGGGCTGGTGTGATACGATGCAGGCGCTTGTTAACCTTGGATTACTCAAAGACGACCGGGAGTGGAGCGACCTGAAGAGGCTGACTTACGCGCAGTGGTTAAGAGATTTTGTGCCGGAAGAAGGCGATTTGCGGCAGGATGTGGCAAAGAAACTGGGGTTGAGCCTTGACAGTCCCGTAATGAAACGATTGGATTGGCTCGGGCTTTTCAGCGATGAACCAATCGGGCTTGAGCGCGGTTCCACGCTTGATATTCTTGCCAAGGCGATGCTGGAACGGATGTCCTATAAACCGGGCGAAAAGGATATGATTGTGCTGCAGCACCAGTTTGAAGTCGCATATCCTGATAAGCCGGGTGAGTTTATTGAGTCCACTTTGATAGATTTTGGTCAGCCCAATGGTGATACGGCGATGGCGCGGACGGTAAGTTTACCGGCGGCGATTGCGGTGAAGATGGCTCTTGAGGGTCAACTGCGGCTTACCGGTGTGCAGATTCCGGTTGTGCCCGAGATTTATCAACCGGTGCTTAGTGAACTGGAAAAACTGGGTATCAAGTTTCAGGAGCGGGTAAGAAAGATTGGTTAA
- a CDS encoding arginine decarboxylase, pyruvoyl-dependent, whose amino-acid sequence MVILPRYVFLTKGVGVHRERLASFEAALRDAGIAPFNLVRVSSIFPPYCRIISRTRGLNLLKPGQVLFVVISDNATNEPHRLIAASIGIAIPKDPSRYGYLSEYHSFGEREEKAGDYAEDLAAQMLATTLGVPFDPDLSYDKRKEVWKIAKEIVRTQNITQSAIGNKNGLWTTVVAAAVFVTDVPEDKETETESSAQPRG is encoded by the coding sequence ATGGTCATCTTGCCTCGTTATGTATTTCTCACCAAAGGGGTTGGTGTTCATCGGGAGCGTCTTGCCAGTTTTGAGGCGGCATTGCGCGATGCGGGCATCGCTCCTTTTAATCTGGTTCGGGTCTCTTCAATCTTCCCCCCATACTGTCGCATCATTTCACGCACGCGCGGTTTGAATCTGTTGAAACCGGGCCAGGTGCTGTTTGTAGTTATCAGTGATAACGCCACTAATGAACCGCACCGGCTCATCGCCGCATCTATCGGTATCGCTATCCCCAAGGACCCATCGCGCTACGGTTACCTCTCAGAATACCACTCTTTCGGCGAGCGAGAAGAAAAAGCCGGCGATTATGCCGAAGACCTTGCCGCGCAGATGCTTGCCACCACCCTGGGCGTACCGTTTGACCCGGACCTCAGTTACGACAAACGGAAAGAGGTGTGGAAAATCGCCAAAGAGATTGTCCGCACCCAGAACATCACCCAGAGCGCCATCGGCAATAAAAATGGCTTATGGACAACGGTTGTTGCCGCCGCTGTGTTCGTTACCGATGTACCGGAAGATAAGGAAACCGAGACCGAATCTTCGGCCCAACCCCGGGGTTAA
- a CDS encoding DUF763 domain-containing protein, translated as MRRGIVDLPLHYGSAPAWLFERMKRLVRAVVEVIVAEFGTEEVLRRFSDPVWFQSLGCVAGFDWHSSGLTTTVCGALKEGIKGLEHDLGFFVCGGKGRAARRTPEEINFYAERFGVNGTILTQTSRLVAKVDSSGLQDGFQIYHHMFISTRDGKWAIVQQGMNATTRWARRYHWYSEGLESFVNEPHKAITGARAGAVLNMVAHEAEKARQVVVELAKDVPEKTLKDVTRLKMPEQHPILDSDISPTYLKKVLVSTYEKPPADFAQFLLTPGVGPKTVRALALVAEVVYGAPLSFRDPVTYSFAHGGKDGYPYPVNRRDYDRTISLLENGIKEAKLGRGEKLAALKRLEQWSGAVSTAER; from the coding sequence ATGCGGCGCGGCATTGTCGATTTGCCTTTGCATTATGGCTCGGCACCAGCCTGGCTTTTTGAAAGAATGAAGCGGTTGGTACGGGCGGTTGTGGAAGTTATCGTAGCCGAGTTCGGGACAGAAGAGGTTTTGCGTCGGTTCTCAGACCCAGTTTGGTTTCAGAGCCTCGGTTGTGTTGCCGGATTTGACTGGCACTCTTCGGGTTTGACAACAACAGTTTGTGGTGCCCTGAAGGAAGGGATTAAAGGTTTAGAGCACGATTTGGGATTTTTTGTCTGCGGTGGAAAGGGCAGGGCAGCGCGCCGGACACCAGAGGAGATTAATTTTTATGCCGAACGGTTTGGAGTCAATGGGACGATTTTAACCCAGACCAGTCGTCTGGTTGCTAAAGTTGATTCCAGCGGCTTGCAGGATGGTTTTCAGATTTACCACCATATGTTCATCAGCACCAGGGATGGGAAGTGGGCGATAGTGCAACAGGGGATGAATGCAACAACGCGCTGGGCACGAAGGTATCACTGGTATTCAGAGGGTCTGGAAAGTTTTGTAAACGAGCCCCATAAGGCGATTACTGGAGCACGAGCGGGTGCGGTGTTGAATATGGTTGCCCACGAGGCGGAAAAGGCAAGACAGGTGGTGGTGGAACTGGCAAAGGATGTTCCGGAAAAGACCCTGAAGGATGTTACCCGGCTGAAAATGCCGGAGCAGCATCCGATTCTTGATTCGGACATCAGTCCCACCTATTTGAAAAAGGTGCTGGTGAGTACCTATGAAAAGCCGCCAGCAGATTTTGCCCAATTTTTACTTACACCTGGGGTTGGACCGAAAACGGTGCGAGCGCTGGCGCTGGTGGCTGAGGTGGTTTATGGGGCACCACTTTCTTTTCGGGACCCGGTAACTTACTCGTTTGCCCATGGTGGTAAGGATGGTTATCCCTATCCGGTCAACCGCCGTGATTATGACCGCACTATTTCCTTGCTCGAAAATGGAATCAAGGAGGCAAAACTGGGGCGGGGTGAGAAACTTGCCGCGCTAAAACGGCTTGAGCAATGGTCCGGGGCTGTTTCAACAGCTGAACGATGA
- a CDS encoding TldD/PmbA family protein — protein sequence MAPRLNDETKIRRLTAEVLRYAAQKVEYADLLYERLLRIELQKLPDRVIQKPFNAKARVQLRLLDDGKKVELKVGTLELASLKQAVDDGVKLLKLTPAPPKPVCLAPIPNPGKIHYGAPAPKAFPAARIFAAIIDGVESIARKIEHQHPGMELKPEFWFFSQREEKVIADTDGVFKTQVMPRTFFQLFTRVKGPDGKMTQTRARLGNPLPNSFIVEPGKNGFHLSRLAARHIREWMEKTVELQNAVTLSPEEINSLTHLVLHYTTLGVFVHEALGHNFEADIVKAGGSGIIDQEGKPKGMVAAEDVNILDGPLPDKFDQGFGTEFIDDEGVEVQTKLLAEHGVAQGMILNRETAAYFGLPPNGGAFSELGDRRIPRMSNTFVMPASKRNWHKKLEELISDIPRGIILIGTSGGAVSKDGMSSSVLIGYLVENGKITKTVKPSNFSAKTLYALRYVDGFAGPISIDDVGFCGKGQTKYVGDGGPMWTRIKNNEFVSLSVQG from the coding sequence ATGGCTCCACGACTTAACGATGAAACAAAAATCAGGCGGTTAACCGCTGAGGTTTTGCGCTACGCCGCCCAGAAAGTAGAATATGCCGACCTGCTCTATGAAAGGTTGTTGCGGATAGAACTCCAAAAACTTCCCGACCGTGTAATTCAAAAACCGTTCAATGCTAAAGCCCGGGTACAACTGCGCCTCCTGGACGACGGGAAAAAAGTTGAACTAAAAGTCGGGACACTTGAACTGGCATCACTTAAACAGGCAGTTGACGACGGTGTAAAACTCCTGAAACTTACGCCCGCGCCCCCAAAACCGGTATGCCTTGCTCCCATTCCCAATCCGGGCAAAATCCACTACGGTGCTCCCGCCCCCAAAGCATTTCCTGCCGCCCGGATTTTCGCTGCGATTATTGACGGGGTGGAAAGCATCGCTCGTAAGATTGAGCACCAGCATCCGGGAATGGAATTGAAACCGGAATTCTGGTTTTTCTCGCAGCGCGAGGAGAAGGTTATTGCCGACACCGACGGCGTTTTTAAAACTCAGGTTATGCCCCGAACATTCTTTCAACTTTTTACCCGGGTAAAAGGTCCGGATGGAAAAATGACCCAGACTCGAGCCAGGTTGGGTAATCCCCTGCCTAACTCTTTTATTGTTGAACCTGGCAAAAACGGATTTCACCTCAGCCGCCTTGCCGCACGACACATCCGGGAATGGATGGAAAAGACGGTTGAGTTGCAGAACGCTGTAACCCTATCGCCCGAAGAAATTAACTCTCTTACCCACTTAGTATTACACTATACTACCCTCGGCGTCTTCGTTCACGAAGCACTGGGACATAACTTTGAAGCCGACATCGTCAAAGCCGGTGGTTCCGGAATAATTGACCAGGAGGGAAAACCGAAAGGGATGGTAGCGGCTGAAGATGTGAACATCTTAGACGGACCACTACCGGATAAATTTGACCAGGGGTTTGGTACCGAATTTATCGATGATGAAGGAGTCGAAGTCCAGACCAAACTCCTTGCCGAACATGGTGTTGCTCAGGGAATGATATTAAATCGGGAAACCGCGGCTTATTTCGGATTACCCCCTAACGGTGGCGCATTTAGCGAACTGGGTGACCGCAGAATTCCCCGGATGTCAAACACCTTCGTTATGCCCGCCTCTAAGCGCAACTGGCATAAAAAACTTGAGGAACTTATCAGCGACATTCCCCGGGGCATAATCCTCATTGGAACATCAGGTGGTGCCGTATCCAAAGATGGCATGTCTTCCTCGGTACTTATCGGCTATCTTGTTGAAAACGGTAAAATTACCAAAACGGTCAAACCTTCCAACTTTTCTGCCAAAACCCTTTATGCCTTGCGGTATGTTGATGGGTTTGCCGGACCAATTTCAATCGACGATGTCGGTTTCTGTGGAAAAGGACAAACGAAATATGTCGGGGACGGAGGACCAATGTGGACGAGGATAAAAAATAACGAGTTTGTTAGCCTTTCGGTTCAGGGGTAA
- a CDS encoding RNA-binding protein: MTRRLFVGNLPFSATETQLRDLFGQHGEVVSVNIVTDRFTNRPRGFAFVEMGTDEAAQAAIAGLNGYTLEDRALNVNEARERTESRGGFGGRPQRGQRRGGRSGNSGGFSNRRW, translated from the coding sequence ATGACAAGGCGCTTGTTCGTGGGCAATCTGCCCTTCAGCGCAACCGAAACTCAGTTAAGAGACCTTTTCGGTCAACATGGCGAAGTGGTTTCGGTGAATATCGTGACCGACCGTTTTACTAATCGTCCCCGTGGGTTCGCCTTCGTGGAGATGGGTACGGACGAAGCGGCTCAAGCCGCTATCGCCGGCCTGAACGGCTATACGCTTGAAGACCGGGCGTTGAATGTAAATGAGGCGCGGGAGCGGACCGAAAGCCGTGGTGGCTTCGGTGGACGCCCTCAGCGTGGTCAGCGTCGAGGCGGTCGCAGCGGAAACAGCGGTGGTTTTTCCAACCGGCGCTGGTAA
- a CDS encoding RsmB/NOP family class I SAM-dependent RNA methyltransferase produces MKELRRLFPQEFIYRYSKFIPDFDIFLETMATPLPTVFRVNNLKATPDKVLPLLTDFQPEPLPYYPFGFVARKGEGLGKTISHFIGLIYIQDAASMIPALVLDPKPGERILDVAAAPGSKTTQMAAMMNNTGLIVANDISLDRVRGLIGNIDRMGCLNVAVCRTNGLTIAKRVSNFFDRVLVDAPCSSEGTIRKTREALNRWSIKAIQRFSTLQRGLIRAGYQALKPGGVMVYSTCTIAPEENESVVAALLKRYPDAEIVPFELPGFVTRPALTEWEGEIFPEVVKRCCRILPQDNDTEAFFVALIRKPVNGAD; encoded by the coding sequence ATGAAGGAGCTCAGGCGTCTTTTTCCACAGGAGTTTATTTACCGTTACTCAAAGTTTATACCGGATTTTGATATTTTCCTTGAAACGATGGCTACCCCTTTGCCCACGGTTTTCCGGGTTAACAACTTGAAGGCGACACCGGATAAGGTCCTGCCGCTTTTAACCGATTTTCAGCCCGAACCCCTGCCTTATTATCCTTTTGGTTTTGTCGCCCGAAAAGGAGAAGGTCTGGGTAAGACAATCAGCCACTTTATCGGGTTGATTTATATTCAGGATGCGGCTTCGATGATACCGGCACTTGTGCTTGACCCGAAACCCGGGGAGCGGATTCTTGATGTTGCAGCGGCACCGGGTTCCAAAACAACGCAGATGGCAGCAATGATGAACAATACGGGCTTGATTGTTGCCAATGATATTTCGTTAGACCGGGTGCGCGGTTTGATCGGTAACATTGACCGGATGGGATGTTTGAATGTTGCGGTTTGCCGTACCAATGGGCTAACTATCGCAAAGAGGGTTTCTAATTTCTTTGACCGCGTTCTGGTCGATGCGCCGTGTTCGTCGGAAGGAACAATCCGTAAAACCCGCGAGGCGTTGAACCGCTGGTCCATAAAAGCGATTCAACGGTTTTCAACACTCCAGCGGGGTTTGATACGTGCCGGTTATCAGGCTTTGAAACCCGGGGGCGTGATGGTTTATTCTACCTGTACGATTGCGCCGGAGGAGAATGAATCGGTGGTAGCAGCGTTGCTCAAACGATATCCTGATGCCGAGATTGTGCCGTTTGAACTACCAGGGTTTGTAACACGACCGGCACTAACGGAATGGGAAGGTGAAATTTTTCCTGAAGTGGTAAAACGGTGTTGCCGGATTTTACCCCAGGATAACGACACCGAAGCTTTTTTTGTTGCCCTAATCAGGAAGCCAGTAAATGGAGCAGATTGA
- a CDS encoding DUF4177 domain-containing protein: MTKWEYKFLQIDINLSPILKMARWGVQVPGEKKPRDTMEGVEAYVNDLGREGWELVATVNGSEHSGIITRAVLFFKRPLVERETDSAG, translated from the coding sequence ATGACAAAATGGGAATACAAGTTTTTACAGATTGATATCAACCTGAGTCCGATATTGAAAATGGCACGCTGGGGTGTACAGGTGCCGGGTGAAAAGAAGCCGCGGGATACGATGGAGGGGGTTGAAGCATATGTCAATGATTTAGGACGAGAAGGGTGGGAACTGGTGGCAACGGTTAACGGGTCGGAACACAGCGGAATAATAACCCGGGCGGTTCTGTTTTTTAAAAGACCTTTAGTTGAGCGAGAAACCGATTCGGCAGGATGA
- the rbfA gene encoding 30S ribosome-binding factor RbfA translates to MQHRDLRVADAIRDIVADIVLTKLSDPAIGFVTITRCSLSRDLRNATVYFSVMGDESQRQRSRTRLEHARRFIRRLLGQRLKMKFLPELHFELDEILIEEQRIGEILDQLNPEEEERKSPDNNANEDNTPSDEK, encoded by the coding sequence ATGCAACATCGGGATTTAAGGGTCGCGGACGCAATTCGGGACATCGTCGCCGACATCGTGTTAACAAAACTCTCGGACCCGGCGATTGGCTTTGTTACAATCACCCGTTGCTCTCTTTCCCGGGACCTCCGTAACGCCACCGTCTATTTTTCGGTAATGGGTGATGAAAGCCAGCGCCAGCGCTCCCGCACTCGTCTTGAACACGCCCGAAGGTTTATCCGGCGCCTTCTTGGTCAACGACTTAAGATGAAGTTTTTACCCGAGCTTCACTTCGAACTGGACGAAATTCTCATCGAAGAGCAACGCATCGGCGAAATCCTTGACCAGCTTAACCCTGAGGAGGAAGAAAGAAAATCTCCAGACAATAATGCCAACGAAGACAATACCCCATCTGATGAAAAGTGA
- a CDS encoding TldD/PmbA family protein, with amino-acid sequence MELLKFNEKVAKLARKLKLDDCELLVTNSRVLSARIENKEITLELKEDIFAAGLRILKRGKISYVPITEPNFDLLERGITTALVKAAPSPLPSFAIIDNLSDGLLNFDPVVANLFNSPGKVQEIARELVSRAFATGKIETIEGAIQVEIEQRLVSTLHSPDVAYAERTGFSAFAEVNSKDFDFVAGRKSPEVMEQVIELGARVARSLSDRQTNPEQENMRGKKVPVILHPVMLEELIRRLVAEHLYASTVQEGMSRLRLGERVAPEQFTLWDDATAPYDGNTFPTDDEGTASRKNLIIENGILKMYLYDRTTAFKDGVESTGNGKRRPVLIEEEHEAPVRCTINDIYLAPGNQSLDEMVKSIKHGLLVKMLLGFHTANRTTGDFTNPLYFGQVIRDGEIVALPEPGRWALKGNALDCLKTVQAISRETKPTGSGILPWVKTELTVA; translated from the coding sequence ATGGAACTACTCAAATTCAATGAAAAAGTAGCAAAACTGGCAAGAAAGTTAAAACTGGACGATTGTGAACTACTTGTCACCAACAGCCGGGTCCTCAGTGCCCGGATTGAAAATAAAGAAATCACCCTCGAGTTGAAAGAAGACATCTTCGCCGCCGGTCTCCGCATCCTCAAAAGAGGTAAAATCAGCTATGTCCCGATAACTGAACCAAATTTTGACCTTCTGGAACGTGGTATCACAACCGCACTCGTCAAAGCCGCACCTTCTCCTCTGCCATCATTTGCCATAATTGATAACCTGTCCGATGGGCTTTTAAATTTTGACCCGGTGGTTGCCAATCTTTTCAACTCACCGGGTAAAGTACAGGAAATCGCCCGCGAACTTGTCAGCCGAGCTTTCGCCACCGGTAAAATCGAAACGATTGAAGGTGCAATTCAGGTTGAAATTGAACAGCGACTGGTTTCCACCTTACACAGCCCTGATGTCGCTTATGCTGAACGCACCGGTTTTTCTGCTTTTGCCGAAGTGAACTCAAAAGATTTTGACTTTGTAGCAGGAAGAAAGTCTCCTGAAGTAATGGAACAGGTAATCGAACTGGGCGCCCGCGTTGCCCGCAGTTTATCCGACCGGCAAACCAATCCCGAACAGGAAAATATGCGAGGCAAAAAGGTACCGGTAATTCTGCATCCGGTGATGCTTGAAGAGCTCATCCGCCGGCTGGTCGCCGAACATCTTTATGCCTCAACGGTGCAAGAAGGGATGTCGCGCTTGCGGCTTGGTGAACGCGTTGCCCCCGAACAGTTTACACTGTGGGACGACGCGACCGCTCCCTATGATGGCAACACCTTCCCCACCGACGATGAAGGCACCGCCAGCCGGAAAAACCTGATAATTGAAAATGGCATCTTGAAGATGTACCTTTATGACCGAACAACCGCGTTTAAAGATGGGGTCGAATCAACCGGCAATGGCAAAAGACGACCAGTACTGATCGAAGAGGAACATGAAGCACCGGTCCGCTGCACCATCAATGACATTTACCTCGCTCCGGGAAATCAGTCGCTCGATGAAATGGTGAAATCAATTAAACATGGGTTGCTCGTAAAAATGCTACTTGGCTTCCATACCGCGAACCGAACAACTGGTGACTTCACAAACCCACTTTACTTTGGCCAAGTAATAAGAGATGGCGAAATTGTCGCACTCCCGGAACCCGGACGCTGGGCGCTCAAAGGAAACGCCCTTGACTGTCTTAAAACGGTTCAGGCGATTAGCCGTGAAACCAAACCGACCGGCTCGGGAATTCTACCCTGGGTAAAGACGGAACTGACCGTCGCTTAA
- a CDS encoding SpoIID/LytB domain-containing protein — MAVKQVSIGFFRPVKVIGVGGFTVLSLVIFIACYHYSTPTRHRLFSDKEIFVRVRLSVGQDSVKLKGAQGLLIITNGLRYEVTQEKVVVLDQEGDRIAVKLIDGKSYRGAPTLWQSTNDTVVFSSTGLIDVEGRRYRGEIRAFIIPDTGMVVVNRLTVEQYLYGVIPAEIGPIKPETFEAVKAQAVAARSFTLTRLKMRRGLGYELYDSYLRDQEYQGADREVGLGNKAVDETKGEVLMFNDEVAVALYHGNCGGVTADGSEPYLRSVYDTPGNRAGVQPFCASSKNYFWRQSVPQDSVELVLMQLKGWKTKPQVRGFRLEKDRLKKRVTRVRFQTDRGEIAVGGSQFRLALGLKSTYFQMKLSARRFTFEGRGWGHGVGLCQDGAIAMALKGYRYHQILSHYYPALRIKKVY; from the coding sequence ATGGCGGTAAAGCAAGTTTCCATCGGGTTTTTTCGTCCGGTTAAAGTGATTGGGGTTGGAGGTTTTACCGTACTAAGTCTGGTAATTTTTATAGCCTGTTACCATTACTCAACGCCCACGCGACACCGTTTGTTTTCGGACAAGGAGATTTTTGTTCGGGTGCGATTGAGTGTTGGACAAGACAGCGTAAAACTGAAAGGGGCGCAAGGGTTGCTGATAATAACAAATGGTTTACGGTATGAAGTTACTCAGGAAAAGGTTGTTGTGCTGGACCAGGAGGGCGATCGGATTGCGGTGAAGTTGATTGATGGGAAAAGTTACCGTGGGGCACCGACACTATGGCAAAGTACCAATGACACAGTGGTTTTTTCCAGCACCGGACTGATTGATGTTGAAGGCAGAAGGTATCGAGGTGAAATTCGGGCGTTTATCATTCCTGATACCGGTATGGTGGTCGTGAACAGACTGACAGTTGAGCAGTATCTGTATGGTGTAATACCGGCAGAAATTGGACCGATTAAGCCTGAGACATTTGAAGCGGTAAAAGCCCAGGCGGTTGCCGCCCGTAGTTTTACGCTAACCCGGCTAAAAATGCGACGCGGACTGGGTTATGAACTTTACGACAGTTATCTCCGGGACCAGGAGTATCAAGGGGCGGATAGGGAGGTTGGTCTTGGAAACAAGGCGGTTGATGAGACAAAGGGTGAGGTGCTGATGTTTAACGACGAGGTCGCGGTAGCACTTTATCACGGGAATTGTGGCGGGGTTACTGCCGATGGTTCAGAACCTTACCTCCGGTCAGTTTACGACACTCCGGGAAATCGAGCTGGGGTACAGCCATTTTGTGCTTCGAGTAAAAACTATTTCTGGCGTCAGAGTGTGCCTCAAGACAGTGTAGAATTGGTATTAATGCAATTAAAGGGTTGGAAAACCAAACCCCAAGTGCGCGGTTTTAGACTGGAGAAAGACCGACTGAAAAAAAGAGTTACAAGGGTCCGATTCCAAACTGACCGGGGTGAGATTGCAGTCGGTGGCAGTCAATTCCGGCTTGCGCTTGGTCTGAAATCCACATATTTTCAAATGAAACTTTCAGCCCGCCGTTTTACATTTGAAGGTCGAGGCTGGGGCCATGGGGTTGGCTTGTGTCAGGATGGGGCGATTGCCATGGCGCTTAAGGGATACCGCTACCACCAGATTTTAAGCCATTACTATCCGGCGTTGCGAATTAAAAAGGTGTATTAA
- a CDS encoding RNA methyltransferase, producing the protein MKTPRFPKHLPAPDGIETFYEVRSRDSHLPPEQFARLPRHPIYIILDNLRSAFNVGAIFRLADVTRAREILLCGYTAHPPHKKLEQTALGTTNSVPWRWFQNTVNAVLELKKNGVQIVALETVTGAPSFHRFTYQFPVGIVLGNEALGVSQQVLELCDGIVDIPVLGYKNSLNVATAAAVVLYELLRQGNWI; encoded by the coding sequence TTGAAAACACCGCGTTTCCCAAAACACCTGCCTGCACCGGATGGCATCGAAACATTTTACGAAGTTCGCTCCCGCGATTCGCACCTTCCACCTGAACAGTTTGCCCGGCTTCCCCGACATCCGATTTACATTATCCTTGACAACCTCCGTAGTGCCTTCAATGTCGGCGCTATCTTCCGACTCGCTGATGTTACCCGCGCCCGGGAAATTCTGCTCTGCGGCTACACCGCACATCCTCCGCATAAAAAACTGGAGCAAACCGCTTTGGGTACAACCAATTCCGTGCCCTGGCGTTGGTTTCAAAACACCGTTAACGCCGTCCTGGAGCTGAAGAAAAACGGGGTGCAAATTGTCGCCCTGGAAACGGTTACCGGCGCCCCCTCTTTTCATCGTTTCACCTACCAATTTCCCGTCGGTATCGTTCTCGGCAACGAAGCACTGGGTGTTTCTCAGCAAGTCTTGGAGCTTTGTGATGGTATTGTCGACATCCCGGTTTTGGGCTATAAGAATTCGCTTAATGTCGCAACCGCTGCGGCGGTTGTCCTCTACGAACTGCTTCGGCAGGGCAACTGGATTTAA